The Elaeis guineensis isolate ETL-2024a chromosome 5, EG11, whole genome shotgun sequence DNA segment TGTAAATAGTAGAAGCCAAATTCTAAAATATAAATTGTCAGGCGGTTATACCAAGCATGAGGGGCTTGTTTGAGATCTTAGAGAACTATATGAAGATGACATACATAGTGAGGATATTGAGGATCAGCAAATTCTAATGATTGATGCATATAAACTTTCCCCTGTAGAACATCATGTAAGAAGGCATTCTGGACACCAAGCTATCAAATATGCCAACCATAGTGAGCTGCTAAGGATAAGATAAGACGAATCATTGAAGGTTTGACAACAGGACTGAAGGTCTCCATATAGTCGATGCCCGATTGTTGATGATAGCCCTTAGCAACAAGATGGACTTTATATCGTTCCAAGGATCCATCAGATCACTATTTAAGATGGTAGACCTACTTGCAGCCTGTCAAGTTCATATGAGAAGAGTATGGAATCAAGGACCAAGTTTTATTATATTGAAGCGCACTGAATTCATCAGCCATAGTAGCCCTCCAATCCAAACTTTTAGAGGTAGCAGTAGAGAAAGCAGGTTTAACAAGATCAGTGGTATTGATAAGTGCTGTAGGTAGTGGATGTTTGGTAGTGAACTGGATAACCTTCGACTTGCAGATCCCAAATTTGGAGCGAGTGACCATAGGATGGGAATTGATAATTGATGTAAGTAAGGAGGTGGGGGGATGAGACTCGAGATGTGGTAGAGAGTGATGACTTAGAAGTTGAGTGGATGGGGGACAAGTAGATTGAGAGGATGTAAAATGTGATGTTGTAGGAGGTGCACTTGGTGGCCGTAGTTCAGATATAGACATATATGGTGCAGGTTCAAGCATATATGGATGGTGATTGGCTAGTATTGGATGGTGGCATAGAAGAGGATGTAGGGATCCATGCAATTATTGGACCAAAAATCGAGACATTTGTCATTCCACGAGCCATAGTGGTAGCAGTCTATCAAAAATGGGACTAGAAAAAAAAGTAAGATTCGTCAAAAATAACATGATGAGATATATAAATAGGACCAGTAGATGGATGTAGACATCGATAATCTTTATGTTGGAGACTATAGCCAATAAAAACATAAAGACgagatgaaaattttaatttattgttATTATATGGGTGAAGCTGTGGAAAACATGCATAACCAAAAACTCATAAAAAAGAATAATTTGGAGCACAATGAAAGAGCATGCAATTCCTATGGGGATTTATGTTGTAGAATTTTGGAGGATAGGTGATTAATAAGAAAAGTAGCACTAGTGAAAAATTCTACCCAATAGGATGGTGGCATAGAGGAGTGTGCTAAGAGAGCAAGCCCCATCTCAATAAGATGGTGATGCTTTCTCTCGACGATACCATTTTGCTCAAAAGTATGTGGACATGAAAGTTGATGAAAGATTCCAGCACGAGCTAAAAAAGATTGAAACTGATGACACATAAATTCACTGCCACCATGAGAGTGTAGAGTTTTAATTTTCTttcccaacaaattttatattttatttttaaacaccaTAAAGGTTTGGAAAACGTCAGAATGATTATATAGTGGAGAAAGTCATAAATACTTGAAAAAGTCATCCACAAAAATAAGATAATATCTATAACCATTGAAAAAAATAGGACTAGGACCCCACACATTAGTATGAATTATTTGTAAAAATTCATGTGAAACACTAGAAGATAAAAGAAATGGTAAATATTTACTTTTGGCAACTTGACATGAATGACATAAAGAAATACTATTACTAGAGCCATGGAACAAAAGTGCGACTGAGCTAACATGGACTTTAAAGTAGTAGTTGAGAGATGACCAAGCCGGAGATGCCAAAGTGAAGCAAAGACTCGTTTGCTAACGAAAGCTACTGGACAAACTTTATTAGAAGACTGAAAAGAGACTTTGAAAGGATAAAGCTCATTTTCATTTTGTCTACAGAAAAGCATCTTCCTCGATGTTTTGTCTTGTATGATGAATCGTTGAATCCAGAAGAATCAAATACAAAAGCACAATTGTTATCTTTTGTAAATTGGTGAATAAAAAGTAGATTAGTGGAAATCTTTAGGACATGCAAAATATTGTGGAGATTAAAGATGTGATTGTTATGATGAAGGAAAGAAGAATCGATATTTAAGATAGACAAATCTTATCCATTACCCGGCCCATAACAACATAATCATGTCCCTGATGCTTAGAGCAGAAAGAGAGATTGTTCACATCATATGTAATGTGATTGGTTGCCCCAATATTAGCATACCAAGCATTGTCAGTATTAACATTGGAGGTAACCACCATAGCTTGAAATTTTTATAGAGGAATTCATCCTTGATAAGCAAAATCCATCCTATGATGACAATCAAGTGCAATATGACCCACTCGATTGCAAATCTTCAATGTTGGTCAAGAAAATGAATTAAAAGATGGTGGGGATGAAGATGTTCTACTTCCATGACCAAAACTACCATGGCCACATCCTTTACCACGGCTATTGTTGGTGCCATTAGATCGACCACCGTCACATTCTTGAGGTGGCCGGTTATGAGTATGGGAGGCAGCAAAAGCAATGGTGCCATATTCTATAGTTATAGAATCTTTGGAAAAAGTGTTTATTTCTAACTCTTCAACAATATAAAGAGCATGCAATTCTTCCAGCGAAAGTGGAGGATGACGAGTACAAATAAAAGTTTTGAATGAGTTATATCCATATGGTAAACCATTCAAAATATGCAAGATCGTATCACTGTCATCAACTGGTTTGTCGACTGCGGCTAAACTATCAGATAAACTTTTAATTTTCTGAAGATAATCAGACATGCTAAATCCTTCTTTCTTAATATTTTGCAGTTGAAATTTTAACTCAAGAATATGAGAGTCTGAGGAGAGGAGTACCTTTTCTCAAGTGCAAGTCAAATTGCATGAGAGTTGGAAGGCTGACAACAAAGGTCAGGATACCCTTTGtaagcatagcattaatccatgaTAAAAGATGTTGATCTTGCTCATGTCATTGGTTGTACTTTGGATTGAATGAAATTGTGAGTTTTCCATCAGTGTCCTAAAGAAACTTTTTTGGGCATTCATGGGTCTTATCAACAAAGCTCAATAGTTTACAGGAACGAAAAACAAGTAAACACTAAAACCTCCATAATAGATAATTATGATGATCTAGTTTTAtgaaataagataaaaaatattagagataACAAATGTGAGGGTGGTGGAGGGGCTAAAGAAGGAAGCTATGTGTTGGAGGAGATTAGAAGAAAGGAAGAGGATGTTGGTCCTTATTGCCCTGataccataaaaaattttagaaagctTGAAGACCCCACCAATGATGATATTGGTCTATCTCTATTTATACACAATCATAGGCATAATAAAGTGTCTACATACAATGAATGTAAGATACAATAAACTCTATAACAAATAACTTTAACAAAATGGATCTGCATATATCTCCATTATAGTTAGGTGGGTGAAGATTTGCCAGAATTGTTATTATCCTTATCAGTTCGGATATATATCAATGCAATAGTTTTGGACGTACGATGATGATGGAGCCGGATGCTTTTAGGCTGCAAGGAAGGGAAGAAAGAAGTAGAGGTGGAAGAGACTTATTGGGTGAGGTGTCGCAAGGTAAAGACTAGCTCTTATCTGGTTGATGAGGTAAAAGAatttcttttgctttctttttattttataaggatCTGTATGGACGTGTATTTAATCTCATATCaattattcattaaaaaaattttgaatacttATATAAGGTAAAAGAATCTAAATAACACATTCTGGCTAGTCTTTTTGAATGAGGTTTGAGTTATTATAAATGGTATCAGATCTGATCTGATCTATAATCGGACTAAGGGATACTGCAGCACGAGTTCATCGAGACGAACATGTATTTGGATAATAACACCTTCCAGCTAATCTTTTTGGATGAATAAAATCATTGCACTTCTctttgtaaataattaaattattatcgtactattttattatgaagttctcttctctcttttttgttcaattttttcatcaaaatatatattataatcaaaaaaaaaaattacagtagcAATCAAaatcatgataaaaaatataataatttgttgataaaaaaaaatacaaatggtTGGTAAATCACAACAATAAACAATGCCAATATCAATATTGCATATgttatttcattaaaaaaaaatgtgaATGTTTCTTCCCCTCAAAATACACCAAATTTTAATAGCATTCAACGCCGCTTCCTCTTCCCTGCGTCGGGATCATTTAGTAtttgtaacaaaaaaataaagtAGCAGCAGCCAAAGTTCATTGTGGTATTTATTGTAATGCAACGTGTTTTTtgtggtttttttcttttttcagtaaaaagggGCTATGTATCTAAGCACCAGTAATGGTAAGAGGATCTTCCAAAGATGGTACTGCGGTTCCCAGGAGCTCAATACATGGATGTAAAAGGACTGGATGGAAGCGCTTCTGAATACGAACGAGCTCATTAATACCTTACCTTGCTATTTTCTCGTGGGATGACATATCAAGACATCATTTCAATGTAGGATTGTCAAATAGGGTTTTCCCACTCCTCATTTCAAGATCAAGAACGAAATTGAGTTGAATATACTTGAGTAACTTTTTTTGacttttttgagagaaaattttcaacatctatcccattgtttcttttttttttttttaattaatgttAAACATGAAATTTGTGCACCATTTGTGTCCTATGACATTTTCTAATAAAGGATgctaatcaaacaaaaaaaataccTGCAGACAAatctaaagataaaaaattaatgagCCCAAGATTTCTTCTCCTTGAAGGATTTTCACATGCTAGTACACAGCCTTCACAGCTGACCATGCCCAATTTCTTAAGATTCCAATATGTTTCTTAGGATATATTTGTGAGAGTAATTTGACGATTAGAATTTTATATTCTGATTCAAGTTCGTTATTTCTCGGGGATTGCGCTTCTCATGAGTGGCTGCAGAAATTTGTAAGCAATTACACTCAGATTTAGCTTTTTGCCAAGCGTTGATGACCAtcttgaaacaaaaaaaaaaagggagcttGCAGTCGGTATTTTGTTGGCTACCACTGGAGTACATCATACAATGATTTATCATGCAAAACAACATAATAGATGAATTTCTTTGCCAGGAaaagaatccaattcaacatGACAAACACATGACCAGCCAAGTTAGAAGGCATGACTAGAAATTGAAACAAAAATAATCCTGAAACTTGACTGCTAGGCTTTTCTGAAATTGAATTCCTTCATATAAGAAACTAGTTAATCTGGAATTGAATTCTTTACTCTAGAGTTGAATCCTATCTTAAAGAATTGTGTGAAAACAATGACCATCATGACAACTCCTATAAATTTAAGGGATGAAAAAAAGTGTCTCTTCTTTCTGAATCCCTTCTTTCTTTACATTCCTATGATTGCTGTGTTCACCTTTCATTTCAGGGGAAGCATGTGCCCGGTATTTTAAAAGTAACTTAAcaattctgtttttttttttttttttttttttttttttggaaggcaCACCTATTGAGAGCTTCTCCCAAGTGTCTAAGCTAGAAACAAAGATGCAAAGGATATGAATTTTGCTCCTACTAATTAGGCCTTTATCTTATATCAATTAAAATGCATGAAAAGTGTGTCCGATCGGCCGCCTTTAACAGCTGAAAACATGTACATAAGCCCTTCCATGTGGCCAACAAATAAATGCAATTGAGATCCCCTCAAGAATCTCACCATTAACGTGATAAGTTGCACTACGAGGCTAAAAGAGCCAAGTATTTTATGGGATATGCAAATATTCAAATATTATCTTGAATTTTTCTCCCTGTTCTCTCTGGAAGGATGTTTGTTCTAAAATTTCAGCATTTTGGAGTTATGTAGCTTTTAAGGTGGGGAGTAGCAATTCGAACCATTTTTGGAGGATGTTTGGATCGACTAAGTGCCTTTATAtcctttctttgaagagttggaCGGTTGTGTTTTAAAACTGAATATGCTGATTTTATTGTACTGGAGTTGGAGTTGAGGATTATATATCAAAGTAAGAAGACTCTTGACCATTGTTTAGGAGTCTCAGTTGACTTTGTTGCTTTCTACTCTTGCCCAAATTCGACCATCTTGTATTGCTAATGTGCCGATGTAGAAGCTTACTCAAGATGGTTTGTTCTtggtaaattttttttgtaagttTTTCAATTATGGAGGCCTAAAATGTCTATTTGCAAAAATTCTTTAGAACACTCCGTCGTCGAAAAGAGTGAAGGTCTTCTTATGGCTTGCAACAAAGAACAAATTGCATATAGAGGAAATGTTTGCTAAGATATATTGGAATATCAGTTCTGGTTGTGTATCGTGTGGGTTAAATATGGAGTCCAGAAATCATCTCTCCTTCAAATACTCTTTTGTTCGAAGCTTgtcgataatttttaaaattcaactgAAGTTGAGTGGTAAACCAATCCCTTCCTTAAGCTGTGAATGGATTGGAGGACAAGGAATAAATCTAAGTTGAAGAGAACAGCAAGGATCAGTTAGTGACAGTAATTTGCTGGGAGGTTTAGAAGGATAGAAACAACCGATTTTCTTGAAGAAGAATGGATATGTTCTTTCCGCCTTGTACAACATTCTGTGAAGTTTGCAGAACTAGAAGCACATTTGTTCTTCGAAGACCGTGGACGATCATGAGAGATTTTGGAATGCTTTGCAATCTTGGTTACCTCTTGCGATGATGCAAGGATCAGCAGCTAGTTAGATTTAGCTTGCTCTGTtacatatctaatttttctccttGTTTGTTTTATTATGGATAGAACTTTCTTCCATCCTATTTCTTTTGTAGTACTTCTCCTGTAACATATTCTTTGCCTTATTTCAATAAAAAGGGCGTAGCTTCCTGCTACTCCCTGTTTACATCGAAAAAGAAGTTCTCTCTCTATATATTCTCTGGGTGTTTACTTTATTAATGAAGACAATACGTAAGACTTAAATGAGATATAGCCATCATAAAAGACTTTTCACCATTCATCCATTTCTATGTCCACACAGATGACTAATCTGCTTGATGGAGTTAACCACGTTTATAGTATGAAATCTAACTCTTAGCATCCGTAGTTAACGTTCCACCATATTTTATCCTGCTGTTTCAAAAATAGATAGAATTGTGTATTGTTTCCTGCcaccttcctttttcttcttttctgccCATCGGATTGCTGATATTATTCACCGGCTAAAAGAGGAGAACGTGGAAAACAGGGAAATCCTTGTATTCATGAGAACAGAAACCCGTGGAACTTATACTCGCACCAATGTAGCCGGTTAGCAACGGCTATTCGCCGGTTATGCGCACCGTAAGCTGATATATATGCCTTCGTCAACTCGTATATGGCTGGTGAGAGGCACCTCAAAGGAAAAATCAATCTTAagagattacaaaaaaaaaaaagaaaaaggaaaaatctACAGACTTTGTGCTATTCGTTACAGAAGTGAAATGCCACACGAAGATTGATGAAGATAGCATTTGTACTATTCGTTACTTTTATtctcacttaaaaaaaaaaaaaaaaacaataatttCATCTACCATAAAATCTAATGACTTTACAAACAATTCAAGAAAACAAAAAGGTTTATCATGCATGCCGTTCAGACCAGTTTATTCTTTGTCAGTGGGCTTCTAAAAATGGAAACAAAAGATAAAGCAATAATAAACAGGCCTTAAATTCGTGAAAATGTATTTAGTAAAGATGGATGTATGTATAGAGAATTATGGAGAGAAAATGTTTGTAATACATCATATAGATGAAAGGCTTTATATTACAATAACAAAAATGCTAATGTATCTTTTTTAGAAAAGGTTTCTGATTGTATTCTATTCAAGCAGCATGGTCTGATGATACTATCCCCATACAAATGCTGCTAATTAGATGCAGcattatttcagttattgatatGTGTTTATCAAAATTTAGAAAAATCAATTAATATTTGGGCAATGCAAAATTTCACCGTAagcttagaaaaaataaatatgcaaaAATTAGTATAAATCTAGTTATGGTGCGACAGAAGGCAAGTTAGGTTGGTCATTTGAGACCAAGATGCTAAATTTGTCCCTCAATAGTTTCTAGGAAAAGATAAATTAAAACTAAtagatttttcataattttttgcggGACAGGTAGCATTTATCTCACATAATCTTTTTCGTTAAGAAGAGTTAACAAATAATAAAGATTGTCGTGCATGTGGAGGTAATCTGACGGGTGGTGCTTGTAGTCAGCTCCCACGTCGATATTATATTCTGGCTTCTTCGTTCTCTGGCAACAGTGGAGCCGAATACCGAGCCTCCTCTCCGGAAGGGAGCTCTCCTCTTCCCTTGCCTTCCCTTGGCCAATGGCGATTTCGGGGAAGCCGCCGCTCATCTCCTTCGTTTCCCTCTTGCTTTCTCTCCTCTCGCTTGCCTCCGCAGAAGTCTTCTTTGAGGAGCGCTTCAATGGTACTACGCTCTGGCTCTTGCTGACCTTTCTTCTGTTCTCTACTCCTCTGTTTGATCACTATTTGCCTTTGGATCagttaaaaacaaaaaaaaagaactcTATTGATGCCTTCTTTGAAGATATCATGCCTTTTGCTAACTGTCGTACTTTGCATTACTTGCTGTTTTAGTTGTAGTTCAGATGAATATGTCATTGTGTTCTGGAATCTTGGTTATTATTAAAGCAAGAGTTATCTAGTTTCATGCTTTTGCTTAGTAAGTCTTGCACTCTATTGGAGGACCTTTGTTTTTTCTATTTCATATGTGCTGATTTTTGACTGTCTCAGTGTGTTCATAGTTCAGGTGTATGGTTTAATATTTGCTTGTTTATAACTGATGGTGGTAAGCAGGGTCACATTGCGAATTTTAAAGTTTGTTATTCATGTCACAGTAATCTGATCAAATTGGACTCAAGAACAGAAAAAGAGCAGAGCCTTCAACTTTTCCTTCTTGGTgtatataattaagatttttttttttttttttttcctgccagCGGTACATCTCATATCACTATTTACAGTTCGGTCTGGAAAATATCTGTCTAAATTGTAGTTAGGCTTTTGTGTTAAGTTTCCATGAACTGACCCCAAAGAAGCCATTACTATATGTGTTGAGGGACATCGTTGCATgttttaatgatcaaaatatccTCTGAATGAAATCTTAAGCATGTATCTCCTTTCTTATCTTCTACCTAGGATCCTTTGCAGTGTGCCTTTTGCATCGCAGAATGCTGTACCATGGTGAATAGCTGCCATGTCATCCATCTCGGAGACCAATGGTTGTCTAGCACGTGTCTTATGTGTGGCACTGAGCACAACTGCTTGGATTTCTACAGCAAACAGCAGCCGTCCGTCTCTGAGATGGATGGTGCGGCAGCTATTGGCCTGGTACGGTATTGTGTAATGCAAAAGACACATCGCAGAGGATCCGAactccttttcttctcccttaTCCGATTATGGATTTTTGGTATTGGATTCCATAGCACAAGAGTGAAAAAATAGTTATTGTGATCTCTTCCAATATGTATGATGAACAAATAATTTCTTCCGTCTTTTTTCAAGTACATTGTCATGAACTTCTGTTAGAAGCCTGGCCAATTAAAACAGGATCGTGGGGTCTCTCCATTTCTCTCACTTCCAAATTTATACAATCACCATCGTCCCTTGTCATACGCTTCTTTTGATTTTAAAAGCACGAGTGGTATGGCTacaggcggaggaggaggaggaaatggCATTGAGTGGAGCCTGCTGCTCTTGCTCTAGCAGAAATGGATATTTTCTGGATTGATCTTTAAATTGTGATAAAGGAAAGTTTTATATGTaatctcaacaaaaaaaaaattggttagaTTTGCAAAGAACTCTATAAGATTCCATCGTATGCTTAGCACTGCCAGTTCTTTTCACTTGGTCCTTGACTACATGAAACCTGAGGGTGGTGAAAGAAACAAAGATCACATGAACCAGTTATATAACTTCTCTGAAGTACTTGTTATTGAGTTgatatttcttttcctttttctttttctttttgccttCTCCTTCACTGATGTTGCCTCAACTTGAAGATGGCTGGGAGAAATGGTGGGTAAAATCTGATTGGAAGAAGGATGAGAAGATGTTGGGTAAGTGGCGCCATACTTCGGGTAATTGGAGTGGTGATCCAAATGATAAAGGTATCATTTTTATATCCTCAAACCACTTCTGACTCTGCACTATGAAAATCATCCAAATGTAATTTGTTTTTTCATTTTTGTGGGGTATTCTATCTTTGAGCGCAGGCATCCAAACCATGGAGGACAATAGATTCTATGCAATTTCAGCAGAGTTTCCAGAGTTCAGTAACAAAGACAAACATTGGTTTTCCAATTTTCAGCGAAACGCGAGCAAAAATTTGGTTGTGCAGGCGCCTACATGAAGCTGCTTAGTGGTGAAATTGATCAAAAGAAGTTTGGTGGTGAGACACCCTATAGGTATACTAACTCCTTGTCACTAATACCTCTTTCCTACTTTTTGGCCTGACAATTTGCAATACCAAACATGTGTGCATGGAAATTTCAGTATCATGTTTGGACCAGACATCTGTGGGCAGAACACGAAGAAGGTTCATGCCATTCTTTCACGAAATGGAAAGAACCACATGAACAAGAAGGATGTGCCATGTGAGAATGATCAACTGACTCATGTCTACACTCTCATCATCCGCCCGGATGCTACATACAGTATTCTAATAGATAACAAAGAGAAGGAATCAGGGAGCATACATACTGATTGGGATATTCTTCCTCCAAAGCAAATTGAGGATCCCGAAGCCAAAAAGGTGAACAGTTTCCATGAGTAGTTCTTGCTTCCTTCAGATTTCCAGGAGCATAATTTGGTTTGAAAATTTACTGAAAGCTTTGTTGTTGCTGATCTACAGCCTGAAGATTGGGACGACAAGAAATTTATTATTGATCCTGAACATAAGAAACCAGaggttttgtatttatttttctctcactGGTTCAGAAGTTAAGAAACTTCTATCTCTTTTTGCTGTTTATCTGGTTTAACTTGTTGAACAACTTATTCTGGCTAGGAGAATGTTTAGGCATTTTTAGTACATTGAAATTTTCCTATGTTCTGCTTTCTATATGACTTATTACATGGAGTGCATTATATTGAAGCCTGAGTTTGGTTGAAGTTGGTACATATACGTCTTTCTATATACCCCTGGCATATTAGTTCTAAATGAGCCCATTTATGTCCAATCTGTGCCGTAGGTTACTTTGTTTAGCAGTTTCTTTGATATGTATTATCACTATAATAAATACAAAAACAATTTTTCTGAGTGGACTAACAAACTTCTATCATTGATGAAGGGCTATGATGACATCCCCAAGGAGATACCTGATCTTGATGCTAAGAAGGTGGTTGATTGAGCTTCACACCcttgcatttttttttaaaaaaaattatttttatttttttttttttaagactttGGGAAAACATTATGCTGAAGGGAAATGTTGTGCTGTTAGTTTACGGCtactctattcttttttttttttttttaaactgtgATGCAGCCAGAAGACTGGAATGATGAAAAGGATGGTGAATGGAAGGCCCCAATGAAGCCAAATCCTGAATACAAGGGGCCATGGAAACAAAAGGTATATGTCCAATTTTAACTTGTTAGCTGCGTGGTAAAACAAGTAACTCTAATTACTTCAGCAATAACAAAAACTAAGCATTATCCCTCTGACTATAGAGCTCAACTCTAAGGAAGGATTAATAAAAGAAGTGATtaatgatttcttttttttttttttttctggacaGAAAATCAAGAACCCCAATTACAAGGGAAAATGGAAGCCTCCAATGATTGATAATCCAGGTTCTTATCTCTAGACTCGTATCTATGTttgttattttataattttattttttttcataaccaTTTGGTCAGATTGTAATTACTTAATTGGAATCTAACTTGCCACTTCATTGCAGATTACAAGGAAGATCCAGACATTTATGTTTATCCCAACTTAAGATATGTAGGCATGAGCTGTGGCAGGTAAATCTATGATGAGGTCTGACCGGAACTTTTCGTGCATTCTACTgactttataaatttattttccaGGTTAAATCAGGAACCCTGTTTGACAACATTTTAATTTGTGATGACCCTGAATATGCAAAGAGTTTTGCTGAAGAAACCTGGGGCAAAAACAAGGATGTATGTCTTTAAGCATTCCGGTTTTCAATAGAATCTTTTTGTCATGTTTGCTTACGAGTTCACTCTAAGGTGCAACATATTTGCAGGCTGAGAAGGAAGCTAAGGAAGCATTCGATGAGGCTGCGAGAAGGAAAGAAGAGGAGGTATGGTCACCAAAATTACTGCATCGATAATGcttctattttttattatgaaaGTAC contains these protein-coding regions:
- the LOC105045043 gene encoding LOW QUALITY PROTEIN: calreticulin (The sequence of the model RefSeq protein was modified relative to this genomic sequence to represent the inferred CDS: inserted 2 bases in 2 codons), encoding MAISGKPPLISFVSLLLSLLSLASAEVFFEERFNDGWEKWWVKSDWKKDEKMLGKWRHTSGNWSGDPNDKGIQTMEDNRFYAISAEFPEFSNKDXTLVFQFSAKREQKFGCAGAYMKLLSGEIDQKKFGGETPYSIMFGPDICGQNTKKVHAILSRNGKNHMNKKDVPCENDQLTHVYTLIIRPDATYSILIDNKEKESGSIHTDWDILPPKQIEDPEAKKPEDWDDKKFIIDPEHKKPEGYDDIPKEIPDLDAKKPEDWNDEKDGEWKAPMKPNPEYKGPWKQKKIKNPNYKGKWKPPMIDNPDYKEDPDIYVYPNLRYVGXELWQVKSGTLFDNILICDDPEYAKSFAEETWGKNKDAEKEAKEAFDEAARRKEEEESKYDPIRKDEEDEEEEEDDDVDIHLDEDKDKPHDEL